The Gloeocapsa sp. DLM2.Bin57 genome segment AATGTCTCAAAACCTGGCAAGGATATATTAACTGGATTTGGTCAATGGCGATTAGTCCTGATGGTCAGACAATTGTTAGTAGTCATTTAGATCATAATATTAGGTTGTGGAATCATCCTACGGGAGAATATTTAACAACTTTAAAAGGACATACCGCTTGGATTTGGTCAGTAGCTTTTAGTACAGATGGCAAAATAATTGCTAGTACTGGAGATGATCAAACTGTTAAACTGTGGGATAGCCAAACACATCAATTACTTAAGTCTTTAAAATATAATACTCAAGAATATCAAGGCGGGATTTGGGCGATCGCTTTTAGTCGAGATAATCTATATTTAGCTAGTGGAGGTCCTGAGACAACAATCAAGATTTGGGATGTTGCAACAGGAAATATACGGAGTTTCCCTGGACATCAAGGTTGGATTTTGGCAATTGCTTTTAGTCCTCAACAAAATATACTAGCTAGTGGGGGTGATGACCAAAGGGTCAAAATTTGGGATATTGTTAGTGAAGAATGTATCATGACTTTAGAGGGACACACCAATAAAGTGCGTTGTCTGAGTTTTAGTCCTGATGGCGATTTTCTAGTTAGTGGTGGTGAAGATAATACTATTAAAATTTGGGATCTTAGACAAGGAAGTTGTGTTGGGACTCTGATTGGACATCAAGATTGGGTTTACTCAGTCAGATTTAGTCCTGACAGTAAAATGATTCTCAGTAGTTCCAATGATGGTACTATTAAGCTTTGGGATATTAGTACTCAAGAATGTATCAAAACTTTATCAGAACATTCTGGCGGGGTTGCTGCTGCTTTATTTACTCCTGAAGGTAAAACTATTATTAGTGGGAGTCATGATGGCACAATTAAATTTTGGGATGTAGATAAGAAGGAATCTTTAAGAACTATCAGAGTACCAAGACCTTACGAGGGTATGAATATTACTGGGGTTCAGGGATTAACCGATAGTCAAAAAGAGTCCCTCAAAGCTTTAGGCGCAATTGATTATAAATAATCAAATAAAGCTAATAATTCCAAGAATACACCATTAGTCCAACCGAAGCCAATCTCATTAGTATTGTAGCCATAATAAATAGCTTCGGAGACGTCAGAAGAACAACGGGAAACGTCGTATTTTTCTAAGATAACTCCCGTTTTCTCAAATTCTTGTCTAACTAGATTAAGAAACTTATTAGCTAGACGTTGGGCATCTTCATGATAACCGTAGTTACGTAAACCTTCGATCGCGAATAATTGTAACGGGGCCCAACCAAAAGGGGCATCCCATTGATTCCCAGAAACGTAGTTACTAGTTAGTAAACCCCCATTAGCTTCTAATCTACATAAATTTTCTCTCAAGCGTTTAGCTTGTTCATCAGAAGCTACATTAGCCCATAGAGGCATAAAAGTAGTAGCAAATTCGTAACAACGTCTTCTCCCTGTACGGAAATTATAGTCAAAGTACATCCCTTTTTCTTCATCCCAGAGAAACTCGTCGATAAGTTTTTGACGATGTTGAGAATTACTTAACCAATATTCGGCGATATCTTCATGTCCTAAAATTTGGTGGATCAAGGCGATATCTTTTTCCATTTGGTAGAGTAAGACATTGAGACAAACAGGGGCGTAGTGGATAATATCGACGCTAAATGGACCAAAACGATTACTAATATCGAAACCTGACTCACGCATAGAGCGATCGCCTTGATAGAATAAGTCTGTGAGGGTATCTTCTTCGCGATTATAGTATAGGTCTAGGTCGTAGTCTTCTACCTCAGCAACTCCTTGATAATATCGTAAGACTCTATCATAGTGAGTCAAACCCTGTTCGTCTTTTTCAGAGTCAACTACTTCAGGGGCAGGTCCTGTACCCAAGGCGTTATAATGTGATAATCCCGTAGTAGGGTTAAGATGGGGGGGAACAGTCCAATAAAAGTAATAAGCTTCGATAGTTGGTAATAGAGACCTTAGCCAATCTAAATCTGAATTAGACTCAAATACTCGTAAAACTGTACGACTAAACAAGGGAGGATGGGAACGATTGAGCATATAACTCCGATTCCCATTGAGTATAGTACCATAATGCTTGACTTGATAACCCAACAGATCTGCCATATTTTGGGCTAGGGTATATTCATGATCTCTGAGTAAACCCAAGACGATAAAATAGCTATCCCAACCGTACATTTCATTAAATCTTCCTCCTGGTACAACATAATCTAGGGGAAGATAGAGTAACCCATGTTCTCTGATTTGGTCAATCTCAGGAGGTAGGGTACGTATTTCTATGTGGCTAAATTTTTCTGGGGTGACTATTTCCTTGATTTTATATTTAATCTCATCGAGGTTTTCTTGACCTGAAACATAGACTATCCAGGGTTCACCTGGTAATTTTTCTATTTTAGGGTCTTTGGCTGCTTGGATGATGTATTCTGGAGTACGAGTTAGGGTTTTCCATGTCTGCTTGATATATTCTCTAACTGCTAGGATTTCTTGGGAATTGATATCTATGGTAGGCTGAGTGAGCATCTAACGACTTATAAGTAAGGCTACAGGGAATTGGGTTAGGATTTTTCCTAGTTGCAGTTTACTGCTATGGGGTAGCGATCGCTTAGTTAAAACATCTAGCCATTCGCTAACATTGTTATTAGTTAATTCTAAAATAGTATCTTGCCAAACTGCTGTACCTAGAGGTATTTTTCCTGGTTCTACCAAGGTAGCGTAAAATCTGGGTACAACGATCAAAGCGTTGGTTTTTCCTGACTTTCTTTGAAAAGCGATGACATTGTCTGAATATGTTCCTGAAACATTAACGGGTGTATAATCCCCTTGTTGAAAGATTTCTTGATATTCTGCTAACGCTGTTAAGGTTTGATGAATCAGATATAATTTTACTCTGCCATCTGTGCTATATTCGAGCAGATTGTCGAGTAAATTAGCTATATCTTCTTCTTTTGCTTGTTGTAATTGTTCTAACTCGTGGAGACGCTGATTATAATCTACCGGACGACGGTTATCAGGATCTACTAAACTGAGATCCCACATTTCCGTACCTTGATAGATATCGGGTACACCAGGACAAGTTAACTTTAACAGAGTTTGAGATAGAGAGTTTAAGATACCATAATGGGCTATTTTCTCCCCAAAAGTGCGTAAACTAGCTAAAAACTTATTATCTGGTTCATCGGTTAATAATTTCTCGACAAAGGTTACGAAATTGTTCTCATATTCTGTGTCGGGATGTAACCAACCTGTATGGACTTTAGCTTCTCTGACTGCTTTAATGACGTATTCTTTAATTCTCGTGATCAACTCTTGATGGTTATATGGTTCAAAAGGTAAGGAACCTACTAGATTCTGATAGAGAAAATATTCGTCATTGCTATCTAAGGTAATGGGATTATCGAGATCTTGTTTATATTGTTCATTCATTTTTTGCCAAGTAATGACTTGAGTTTGCCATTCTTGGGGTATTTCTGAGAGAACATTGATTCTTGCTCTGACATCTTCACTTCTTTTGGTATCATGAGTAGATGAGGTATTGAGAGAATGGGGCCAATAATTAACTTGTTGTTGGTTAAAACTATGAAATTCTGATACTGTTACTCCAAAGTTATGAGGCGCTCCTCCTACCTCGTTGAGAGATACTAAAGGATTATAGATATAGAATAAGGTATCTTCTACACCTTTTGCCATTAAAGGTCCAGAGAATTGCTGCATCTTCATCACCCAATGCAATCTCTGTTCTTTTTCTGTCTCGGTAAGATCTTCTATCCCTCTTAATAAGAATAACTCTTCAATAAAGTTTAGTTCGTTAATTAGTTGGGGGTTATTACGTTTGGCTGTTTGAATGACTCTGATGACATAGGTACGATAACGTTCGTTTACTCCTTCGCTGGTAATATAAGTACGATAGATGGGAAATAGTACTAAGATTTCTACGATCGCTCTACGTATCCCACTCAGGGTAAAATCACGAGTAGAACGATATCCACTAGCTATTTCTTTAAGCATATTAGCGAGGTTTTCTACGTCTCCTGCTAAATTGCGATCGGCGATTAAGCGTTTACAGGCTATTTCTTTATTTTCGTAACTTTCCCATTGTCCTGTAAAGTGGCGATAGATTTGTAAAAATTCGTTTTCGTTGGCTTTTTGACAGAATAACCCATTGAGATAATAGAGGAATTCGTAACCTGATGTTCCTTGTACTGGCCAATCTTCCGGTAAGGTTTCTCCGTGTTGGAGGATCTTCTCCACTATTACATATGTACGACCTATATACTTACGCAGTCTTTCTAGGTATTCTTTGGGGTTATAGAGTCCATCGATGTGATCAATCCGCAAACCTGTAAATTGATTAGTTTCTACTAATTGTTGGATGAGTTGATGAGTTTGTTCAAATACTGCTAATTTCTCGATACTAACGCAAATAAGCTCATTTACGGTAAAAAAGCGCCGATAATTTAGTTCTTCTGCGCCAACTTTCCAAAAGGAGAGGCGAAAGTATTGTAAGGAGAGTAAATTATCTAAAAGTTCGTAATTTTGATTAAATAATTCGATATTCTCACTAATAAACTCGTTAATTACTGAGTTAGACTCAAATAATTCCCAGAGTAAAGTCTTACTAAAAGCGATCTGAGTTTTATATTGTTGGGGATTTTCAATATTACTAGCATTTTTGAGGAGATAAACGATCCCCAAAAATTTAATATATTCGGGGTGTTTTGCTTCTAGTTTTGTTGCTAATCTTTCTAAATCATAGGTAACTACTTCTAGATATGATTCTATTCTTAAGGGAAAATTAAGGTCATAATAACTGACAAACATTCCTTGGTCAAAATATTTTAACTTCAGTTCCCCTCTTTCTAAACAGTTACCGTAGAAATCTCCTAATAAGGGGGCTAAGACTTTGCCCTGGAGATCACGATAGGGGTGTTCCCATTGAATATCAAAAAACTCATAGTATTCTGATTTAGGACCATAGGCTAGTACATCCATAAGTAGGTTATTTTCGGTATGATAAGCCATATGATTGGGGACAATGTCTTGTAACCACCCCATATCCTGTTCTTGTAAAATCTGATTGAGATATTCAAATTCTGCTTGAGTACCGATTTCGGGGTTCAGTTGATTATAATCGACTACGTTATAACCGTGAGTACTTCCTGTACAAGCTTTAAAAATAGGAGAAGCGTATATATCTGATATCCCTAATTTTTGTAGGTAGGGTATGATATTTTGGGCATCTTGGAATTGAAAGCTAGCGTTAAATTGCAGACGATAGGTAGCAGTTGGAATACGCATTAGTTATTTTTATTTATTTTTGTTTAGAATAGACAGCGACGGTTAAACCTGTTATGTTCACTTCAAGGTTATTAATGCTGTCGGGAAGGGTTGAACCTGGACCTAAATAAGCTTTTATTGACGAATCTAACTGTTTTTGCCAGTTTCCTGGGGGAAGTTGCGGAATTTTTACCCCTTGTTGATTAAAGTTTAGCAAGATTAGTACAGATTCTGTGTCTTGATTCCGCGTGAAATAAAACCAGCGTTCCTGTTCGTCATACTCTACTTTAACACTATCTCTAGCGTAGTTACGCAAGGGTGTCAACTTTTTCCGCAATTCTAGGAGTTTTTGGTAAAATTTGAGTAAAACAGCGTGATTTCCTGTTTCTCTAAGTTTCCAATTCAAACGCGATCGCTGCAAAGTTTCTACACTAGCGGGATCTGGAGGCTCTCCCAACCATTTAAATGAGGCGAATTCTCGTTTACGTCCTGCTTGTACGGCTTTAACTAGGTCGGGATCACCGTGACTGATAAAGTAGTAAAATGGGGCTGTTTCGCCGTATTCTTCCCCCATAAATAACATGGGTATTCCAGGACCTGTAAGGGTTAAAGCGGCGGCTAATTTAAGACCATCAAAGGAAATTAAGCTACTAAGACGATCGCCTAACATTCTATTTCCTACTTGGTCATGATTTTGACTATAGATTAAAAATTGACTAAAAGGGCGATCGCCTATTTTATTGCCGTGATACCGTTGACGATAGGGGGAATAATCCCAAGTATAAGTAAAACTCTCGGTGAAAGCCTTAGCTAAATCTGCACATTTGCCATAATCTTGATAATAGCCTTGGTTTTCTCCTGTCAAGAGAGTATGAATACAGTGGTGAACATCATCACACCATTGCGCTGCTAAACCGTATCCTCCTTGAGTGGTTGGGTTAATGATCCTCGCGTCGTTTAAGTCACTTTCAGCGATTAAATAGACTGGTTTTCCTGTTTCCTTGGTAAATTCGTTTACTCGCTCTTGCATTTCGGCTAAGATATGTTTAGCGCCAAAATCGTAGATAGCGTGAATCGCGTCTAAGCGCAAACCATCTAGATGATATTCTTTGAACCAGTACAAGACGTTTTCAATGAAGAAATTACGCACCCCATAACTATAAGCGTCGTCAAAGTTGAGAGCTTTACCCCAAGGGGTGTTATATCTATCGGTAAAATAGGGGGCGAAATCTTGAGTATAGTTTCCTTCAGGTCCTAAATGATTATAAACTACATCGAGAATGACAGCTATTCCCTGTTGGTGACAAGCGTCTATTAATTGTTTGAATCCTTCTACTCCTCCATAGGAATGTTGCACAGCGAAGGGATACACTCCATCGTAACCCCAATTTCTACTCCCAGGAAACTGAGCTACAGGCATAATTTCTAGACAGTTAATCCCTAATGCTTTTAACTCCTCTAAATGGGGGATAATCCCTGTAAATGTACCCTCAGCACTAAATGCCCCTACATGTAATTCATAGATAATTAACTCTTCTAGGGGGAGATTTTGCCAACTGCTATCGTTCCACTCAAAAGCTGTATGATCGATAACCTGGGATGGTCCGTGTACATCAAGAGGTTGACTATGGGATACGGGATCTGGTCTAGTTTTTTCGCCACCATTTAGCTGATACTGGTACAAAGTTCCTGGGGGTATCTCTGTAGCAGTAATTCGCCAGTAGCCTAACTCGTCTTGTGTCAGTGGTATGACCCGTTCTGAATCTCCCAGGATTTTAACTTCTATTTGTTTAAGGTTTGGGGCCCAAACGGTAAATTCACAATGGTTATTCTTGAGATAATTTGCTCCAATTCGCATTTAAATTACTAAATAAACAACTTTCCCCCCAGAAGCGGGGGGTTAATTAACTAGGAAGCTAAAGCAACTTCTAGCATTTCTTGTAATTCTCCACTTTGGTAGAGTTCTATCATGATATCTGAGCCACCAATAAACTCACCGTTAACATAAACTTGGGGAATGGTGGGCCAATTGGAATACTCTTTGATTCCTTCACGAATGTCGTAGTTTTCTAAGATATCTACGGTTTCATAGGGTACACCTAGACTATTGAGGATTTGTACCACATTATTAGAAAAACCGCACTGGGGCATTAATTTAGACCCCTTCATAAAGACCATGATTTTATTATTTTTAACCAAGGCTTCTATTTTTTGCTGCAACTCTGGTGTCATATGCTCTCTTGACTTTGCTGTTATTTTCTTTGTTTATTAGTTTACAGTGTTTCTTCCATTCCTTTCCAGGCTTCGGGAGTATATGTTTTTAAGGCTAAAGCGTGAATAGCTTCTGAAGACAAAGCTTCTTGTAAAGCACCATACACTAATTGATGTTGTTTTACTCTAGTTTGACCTGCAAAACTCGCTGAGATAACTGTTGCTTCGAGATGATCTCCACCTCCTGTTAAATCTCTGACCATGACTTGTGCGTCTGGTAATTTAGCTTGAATCATCGTTTGAACTTGTTTAAGGTCAACCATATATACTCTCTTGTGAACAATATTATCTATTTTTACTGATTTGAAGTGGAAAAGGGTGTATCTACGAAACCAATTTCATAAAGTTGCTGATAGGATTTTTTGCCTAATTCGCTGGTAGGATTTTGAGACCTAATTACCTGTATTAGTAATGGTACGGCTAATTCGGGTTGATTTTGTGCTCTATGTACCAAAGCTAATTGATAGGTTGCTTCGTCTCTCATTTGTCCTGTTTGAGCTGCATTGTTTCTTTGTCCTTCAGCGATGCGATTATCAATACCTGCAAAACTACTATTTAATTGTAAATAAAAGTTGGTCAATTGGTTAAATACTTGACGAGCTTGTTGTAACTTAATAGTAGCTAAATTATAATCTTCGGCGTTAATCGCTTCGTTAGCTTCTAACATTAGTCTTTGACCACCTTCCATACTCAAGACGCTATCTGCTTGGGTTAGAGGTCTGGTATTACCTGGATTAGTCAGATCTTCTCCTTCTAATTCTACTTCTGTTTCAGGTGCAGTTGGTGTCTCTTGACTGTACACGGGTAAAACCTGTACTAAACTTAATGATATCATTATTGCTAATAAACTCTGACCAAGGCTATTTCTGCTGATTTTTGTTTTCTTTATAGTTAAAATCATTTAAGGATTATTCTAAACTTTATGCCTAATCAAGACTTAATTTTCAATATCTTAGCACTTAGGGTGAACAGCTTTATCTCTTTAGTCAATTCTGAAGAGGGATGGTTGATTAGTTTAATCGTAGTCTTATTAGCGGGAATATCCCTAGGTTTGGGACAGGGAATCATTCTTTTTGTCAGTCGGGTTAAACCTTGGCGCTTTGTTTTTAGTATCTTAGTCAACGCGATTTTATTTACTTTTGGCTTTTTATTCCTGGTTTTTAGCGTTTGGCTTAATTGTCAAATCCCCTGGTGGTCATTATCTATCCCCTTTGCTAGTTTAGTACAGGTATTGGGTGTAAGTTATGCTCCCCAATTGTTTAGTTTTACCGGTGCTTTACCTTATCTAGGTGTACCGATTCTGTCGTTGTTATCGGTATGGCGACTGTTAGCTATGGTTGTGGGTTTTAGTGCTGTAGCAGGAGTTGATCTAGCTGAATCTTTTCGTTATGTAATTATCGGTTGGCTAATTTTACAACTGTTAGAAAATACCCTAGGTAAACCCATTACTAGCTTTGGGAGAAAAGTCTCTAATCATGTGGCTGGTACAGAATTACCCAGAAATAGAAAACAAGTCAAACGAGCCATTCGTAACGAAATAGACTCTATAGTTAACTCAGATCAGCACAACTCAGACCTATCTTTAAATCAAGCTAGAATCAATAATTCTCATCAACAGCTAAAAGTAATTAAACAACAAGATACCAGACTAGATGCAAAAATCCTAAGTTTATTAGGTATGTTGCTGTTGTTAATAGTAATTACACTAGCTTTAAGTCCTTTATATCGAGGGTTTTTAGCTTGGCAAGATAATTTACCTGACTTATTCAAACTAATATTTGACCTGGGTTGGATTGGTTTAATTGCTACGGTATTCGCGGGATTTTTAGCACCTTTAGAAACCCTGGGTTGGTGGGCTGGTTGGTATGGAGATGATTTAGAAGTACAAGCTCAAACTGAAGAGATAACCGAAGAGAATAACTATGATGGCTATGTTATCTATTTAGATGGTATTGGTCAATCGGGATCTCAATATACTCCTGATGTAGAAAACTTTTTAGAAGAATTAAAAACAGCTATTCCGAGAAATTATAAACTGATCAAGGGTTTAATGATGTATTCAGTACTCAATAAACCCCTAGATGAAGATCGCCCTTTAGCTTTTTTCTGGAAAATAGTAGATAACATGCGTATCGCTAATCCTCAAGCTATTTTGGGGATAATTTTAAACCTACGCAATGTGTTTATTGTAGCTGTTTCTGCCGACCAACGCTATGGACCAATTTATAATCTTGGTATAGCGCAAACATTATATAACGGGTTAGTTAAAGAAGGATATCAAAGGGGGACACCAATTACTCTGATTGGTTATAGTGGGGGAGGTCAAATGTCTGTAGCGGTTGCTCCCTATCTGAAAAAGGCTATGAGTGCTCCTGTAGATGTGATTTCCCTTGGGGGTGTAATGAGTGCTAACAACAACTTGTTGGATTTAGAACAGTTATATCATCTGGTGGGTGATAAAGATTCTGTAGAAAGAATTGGACCTGTGATGTTTCCTGGTCGTTGGCGCATTTTTCCCTTATCTTATTGGAATCGTGCTAAACGTAGAGGTAATATCAGTATTCTATCTCTAGGACCTGTGGGACATCAAGTACCTGGGGGAATGATGGATGATCAAGCTTATTTAGAAGATGGAAGAAGTTATTTAACACAAACGATTGAGATTATTATTAAGATTCTGGAAGGGGTAGCTTTACCTGGAGAAAATTTACCCATTCGTACTGTCAGTAATTATGAACGCTATCAACAAGCTAGTTGGATACAACCTGATAGTTATCCACTGATTCAACAAGTAGATACTAATCTTTATCATCCTGTGGGAGATTGGGTAGGTCGTTTGATCTTACCAAGTTTATCAGAACGTAAACAGGTTCAGGGTGCTTGGTTTGAGATCTATTCTGCTCCTAGTGAATATCAGCATTTAA includes the following:
- a CDS encoding CAAX protease — protein: MPNQDLIFNILALRVNSFISLVNSEEGWLISLIVVLLAGISLGLGQGIILFVSRVKPWRFVFSILVNAILFTFGFLFLVFSVWLNCQIPWWSLSIPFASLVQVLGVSYAPQLFSFTGALPYLGVPILSLLSVWRLLAMVVGFSAVAGVDLAESFRYVIIGWLILQLLENTLGKPITSFGRKVSNHVAGTELPRNRKQVKRAIRNEIDSIVNSDQHNSDLSLNQARINNSHQQLKVIKQQDTRLDAKILSLLGMLLLLIVITLALSPLYRGFLAWQDNLPDLFKLIFDLGWIGLIATVFAGFLAPLETLGWWAGWYGDDLEVQAQTEEITEENNYDGYVIYLDGIGQSGSQYTPDVENFLEELKTAIPRNYKLIKGLMMYSVLNKPLDEDRPLAFFWKIVDNMRIANPQAILGIILNLRNVFIVAVSADQRYGPIYNLGIAQTLYNGLVKEGYQRGTPITLIGYSGGGQMSVAVAPYLKKAMSAPVDVISLGGVMSANNNLLDLEQLYHLVGDKDSVERIGPVMFPGRWRIFPLSYWNRAKRRGNISILSLGPVGHQVPGGMMDDQAYLEDGRSYLTQTIEIIIKILEGVALPGENLPIRTVSNYERYQQASWIQPDSYPLIQQVDTNLYHPVGDWVGRLILPSLSERKQVQGAWFEIYSAPSEYQHLIGTRVKLRESDDPFIQTWVKTVTRDVHFSGEAEYTAKYGGLIHPLRLNHWLRVNPIESLAGSRPYDDVVVTISADDLEVRGDCLYISQELIQVTGRFYALVRFLAPLGDNLWKVQHFDPNSRSFTGSVEVVSLPEVIPDGNDCYPSTSKGLEKSPLNEQGWYIYGSKNAQNVFVVMSFIPRVLLKLEPQSLINDVKQGYRFIREQSWQNEIAPKGKIGSVLISGEGQNWQEGDRALVIHVYGGIGGNKREPAAATPIFFGHFAYGLATVIKEPLTGELRFDIVYDQVYTHNTDGLIAGQLHWSRYMGDRQFGWMGTRPVCDLLIKFEPFTGYYNLDGQLVSPLDYMLLQLNVMTARYRIGDGTGGTYVGPANNCAQDSNQALFASIEYIYRLMGQNPEIEKALIRDNPQQAFALTQLQELKKDLKNILEPFGRPRSDWENNQFNLGSTLEDRPLANLWYGLRSWRTMFPRYASDSIVRVFLKYGAQVWVLRTNQIGGNDPDIEAIAPITF
- a CDS encoding BolA family transcriptional regulator; its protein translation is MVDLKQVQTMIQAKLPDAQVMVRDLTGGGDHLEATVISASFAGQTRVKQHQLVYGALQEALSSEAIHALALKTYTPEAWKGMEETL
- the grxD gene encoding Grx4 family monothiol glutaredoxin is translated as MTPELQQKIEALVKNNKIMVFMKGSKLMPQCGFSNNVVQILNSLGVPYETVDILENYDIREGIKEYSNWPTIPQVYVNGEFIGGSDIMIELYQSGELQEMLEVALAS
- the treZ gene encoding malto-oligosyltrehalose trehalohydrolase — protein: MRIGANYLKNNHCEFTVWAPNLKQIEVKILGDSERVIPLTQDELGYWRITATEIPPGTLYQYQLNGGEKTRPDPVSHSQPLDVHGPSQVIDHTAFEWNDSSWQNLPLEELIIYELHVGAFSAEGTFTGIIPHLEELKALGINCLEIMPVAQFPGSRNWGYDGVYPFAVQHSYGGVEGFKQLIDACHQQGIAVILDVVYNHLGPEGNYTQDFAPYFTDRYNTPWGKALNFDDAYSYGVRNFFIENVLYWFKEYHLDGLRLDAIHAIYDFGAKHILAEMQERVNEFTKETGKPVYLIAESDLNDARIINPTTQGGYGLAAQWCDDVHHCIHTLLTGENQGYYQDYGKCADLAKAFTESFTYTWDYSPYRQRYHGNKIGDRPFSQFLIYSQNHDQVGNRMLGDRLSSLISFDGLKLAAALTLTGPGIPMLFMGEEYGETAPFYYFISHGDPDLVKAVQAGRKREFASFKWLGEPPDPASVETLQRSRLNWKLRETGNHAVLLKFYQKLLELRKKLTPLRNYARDSVKVEYDEQERWFYFTRNQDTESVLILLNFNQQGVKIPQLPPGNWQKQLDSSIKAYLGPGSTLPDSINNLEVNITGLTVAVYSKQK
- a CDS encoding alpha,alpha-trehalase, with protein sequence MLTQPTIDINSQEILAVREYIKQTWKTLTRTPEYIIQAAKDPKIEKLPGEPWIVYVSGQENLDEIKYKIKEIVTPEKFSHIEIRTLPPEIDQIREHGLLYLPLDYVVPGGRFNEMYGWDSYFIVLGLLRDHEYTLAQNMADLLGYQVKHYGTILNGNRSYMLNRSHPPLFSRTVLRVFESNSDLDWLRSLLPTIEAYYFYWTVPPHLNPTTGLSHYNALGTGPAPEVVDSEKDEQGLTHYDRVLRYYQGVAEVEDYDLDLYYNREEDTLTDLFYQGDRSMRESGFDISNRFGPFSVDIIHYAPVCLNVLLYQMEKDIALIHQILGHEDIAEYWLSNSQHRQKLIDEFLWDEEKGMYFDYNFRTGRRRCYEFATTFMPLWANVASDEQAKRLRENLCRLEANGGLLTSNYVSGNQWDAPFGWAPLQLFAIEGLRNYGYHEDAQRLANKFLNLVRQEFEKTGVILEKYDVSRCSSDVSEAIYYGYNTNEIGFGWTNGVFLELLALFDYL
- the treY gene encoding malto-oligosyltrehalose synthase; translated protein: MRIPTATYRLQFNASFQFQDAQNIIPYLQKLGISDIYASPIFKACTGSTHGYNVVDYNQLNPEIGTQAEFEYLNQILQEQDMGWLQDIVPNHMAYHTENNLLMDVLAYGPKSEYYEFFDIQWEHPYRDLQGKVLAPLLGDFYGNCLERGELKLKYFDQGMFVSYYDLNFPLRIESYLEVVTYDLERLATKLEAKHPEYIKFLGIVYLLKNASNIENPQQYKTQIAFSKTLLWELFESNSVINEFISENIELFNQNYELLDNLLSLQYFRLSFWKVGAEELNYRRFFTVNELICVSIEKLAVFEQTHQLIQQLVETNQFTGLRIDHIDGLYNPKEYLERLRKYIGRTYVIVEKILQHGETLPEDWPVQGTSGYEFLYYLNGLFCQKANENEFLQIYRHFTGQWESYENKEIACKRLIADRNLAGDVENLANMLKEIASGYRSTRDFTLSGIRRAIVEILVLFPIYRTYITSEGVNERYRTYVIRVIQTAKRNNPQLINELNFIEELFLLRGIEDLTETEKEQRLHWVMKMQQFSGPLMAKGVEDTLFYIYNPLVSLNEVGGAPHNFGVTVSEFHSFNQQQVNYWPHSLNTSSTHDTKRSEDVRARINVLSEIPQEWQTQVITWQKMNEQYKQDLDNPITLDSNDEYFLYQNLVGSLPFEPYNHQELITRIKEYVIKAVREAKVHTGWLHPDTEYENNFVTFVEKLLTDEPDNKFLASLRTFGEKIAHYGILNSLSQTLLKLTCPGVPDIYQGTEMWDLSLVDPDNRRPVDYNQRLHELEQLQQAKEEDIANLLDNLLEYSTDGRVKLYLIHQTLTALAEYQEIFQQGDYTPVNVSGTYSDNVIAFQRKSGKTNALIVVPRFYATLVEPGKIPLGTAVWQDTILELTNNNVSEWLDVLTKRSLPHSSKLQLGKILTQFPVALLISR